GGCTCGGCGCTCACCGATGCCGGCATCGCCGTACCAGAGACGCCGGGTGACGGCATCCCGGTCACCTACGTGCCGGCGCGCAACACGCTGTTTCTCAGCATCGCGCTGGGCTGGGCGGAAGTGCTCGATGCGCGCGCCATCTACATCGGCGTGAACGCCGTCGACTATTCCGGTTATCCCGACTGCCGTCCTGCCTTCATCGAGGCATTCCGGCAGCTCGCGGCCTGCGCCACGCGGCAGGCCGTGGAAGGGCGTCCGGTCGACGTGCGCGCGCCGCTGATCGATGCCAGCAAGGCGGAGATCATCCGCAGGGGCAGCGCGCTGGGGGTCGACTACAGCCTGACGGTATCGTGCTATCAGGCCGACGACGATGGCCGCGCCTGCGGGCGCTGCGACGCCTGCCGACTGCGTCGCGAGGGCTTCGCGACGGCCGGGGTTGCGGATCCGACCCGCTACCGTTCGGAAGGCGGGTGAAGTCGGCACGCTTCCTGCAGGATACTCGGGCGGCATAATGGCCTGACACACAGGGAGACAACGTCGATGCAGATCCGCAAGCTGCTGGTCGCCAACCGGTCCGAGATCGCCATCCGGATCATGCGCGCGGCCTCCGAGCTCGATATCCGTACGGTCGCGATCTATGCGCGCGAGGACCGCTTTTCACTGCATCGCTTCAAGGCCGACGAGAGCTATCTGGTGGGCGAGGGCGCCAAGCCCATCGCGGCCTACCAGGACATCGCGGACATCATCCGGATCGCCAAGCAGGCCGGCGTCGACGCCATCCATCCGGGCTACGGCTTCCTGTCCGAGAGCCC
This genomic stretch from Algiphilus sp. harbors:
- the queC gene encoding 7-cyano-7-deazaguanine synthase QueC; this encodes MSTPDIADSPDRAVVLLSGGLDSSTVLAIARAEGLACHTLAIGYGQRHAAELRAAQRIADAMGAVEHREIDVSAIGAFGGSALTDAGIAVPETPGDGIPVTYVPARNTLFLSIALGWAEVLDARAIYIGVNAVDYSGYPDCRPAFIEAFRQLAACATRQAVEGRPVDVRAPLIDASKAEIIRRGSALGVDYSLTVSCYQADDDGRACGRCDACRLRREGFATAGVADPTRYRSEGG